TGGTTATAGTTTGTGTTGGGAATATGCCTGTAAATGATAGAAATTTCTGCTGTTTAAGTTTATTAACTTCGACATAGAAACCAATCTGGCCAAGGAATTTGCATGATGGCAAAAGGATGCCTATGAATCGAACCAATCAACTACAGTTATATAAAATATTTTGCCCTTTTGGTAATCTGTTAGCTGTAAATATTTGCTAGTTGTTATTTTCATATCATGGAAAACTCATTTGAACTTGATAGCTTTATTTGCCTTGTTTTGGCTGCCAGCATTAAGATCATGGACCTGTCTCAAGTTTTTCTTTTCAACGTCTGCAGATGTCTGTAGATCTGAAACGAGGAGAAACTCTACCAATTCATATAAATGTATCATTTCCATCTTTACCATGTGAAGGTCAGTTATTGATTAAATATATCCAGTATCAGTTTTTGCACAAGGTTCCATTTGGACATCCCTTTGCTTAAGGTTCATGCTTTTTGATATTTATTTCACCATCTTCTGTTGTCATGCAGTCTTGAGTGTGGATGCAATCGACATGTCCGGCAAACATGAGGTTGACTTGCATACAAATATCTGGAAGGTACCATCTGATATCAAAAGTTTGTTAATTTCAGTGTATGCAATTCAATATGGTATCGGATGCATATGCATGTATGCTCTACTATGACACTAGCTGCAGTAATAATTAATAATTATCTCTATTGCTTGTGATTGAGAAACATTATGTAAATGCACATTCCTGGTTTCCTACCATCCGTGAAGCAGGCCCATACGCTAGCTTATTTTGGCCAGTTGTTTTCCTAGGTTAGTGTAGGTTGCAGGGAACATGCACTTTAAGCTGTGGTTCATGTCTTCATACTTCCAAATATATTTTGTCAGTAAAGTTGCATTGTAGTttctttaaatggtgcattttttAACTATTCAGTATATGTCTGTCATGTCTAATTATACTTTGCATCCTCCTTTTCTGTTGTATGCAGCTTCGTTTGGATAAGTATGGCCACATCATTGGTACTGAGTACTTGTCTGATCTAGTTGAAAAGGAGCATGGAACTCATGATCAGGGTATATTCTGTTTCCTCtataaaaggaaaaccaaacgtaGCACTAGTACTAAGTTGTCATACAAAAGAGTCTCCTTTTCAATCCATATTATGCATCCTTTTTCCTCACTATATAGAAACCGTGGCTGCATACTAATCGTTATTTTCTGTTATAGTTATTATCCTTTGGAAGTActacctctgtaaagaaatataagactttttaggtCACTAAAGTATATAATTGAAATGGAAGAATGGATTATCGCTCACCAGTCTTGTTTATGATGAAAAAATGTCAATATAACAACATTGATTAATTTGATGGACGAACATGTTGTGTAGTTAGAAATTTTATTTGTTGCCAAGACATGCTTTAACTAGAAGCCTAGAATATTCGATGCGTGCTGGAATAAACCCACACATGGGAATATTAGTATCTCTGTATAGTTCTGGGCTTTGCCGCTATACTGTACACATGACCATGTACTGGAAAGATCAAAGATGTACCAACGAATAGAGAAATGATTGCTGCAATGATCTTTCTCTCAGGTTAGCATTGGTAGAACTAGGGCATCAGACATAGTTCCAGACAAGGCCAAAATGAGCAGTCAACTGAGTCCTGTATTTAGTAGTTGCAGCTTGTCGGCTTACTTCTTTGTTCATTCATAAAATCACAAAGCTAATTGCTTTCATAGATTATGGAATAAGTACTTCCTGGGTTTTATTTCGTTCTCAATGTGGTATCTGTTGTTCTTTTTTCCTTCTGGAAAATTGGCTTGTTGTAAGATTATATTGGTGTTTAGTTCTTCTGCATGTAATATGCTGATGCATTAAAGTTTAAATCAGACCATGGCCATGAGCATGATGTAGAAAAGAAGCCCGAGCACACCTTCAACGAAGATGCAGATAAAATGATTAAGAGTGTCAAACTTGCAATGGAAAATGGCGAAGGATGCCGAGTAAGTTTTTTCTCCAGCAGTATTAGTCATTTTACTAATGATATTAGTGCTGTGGTCATCAAGTATATTCtggtgtttttaatgagtttatgGCTTCAAACTTCACAGGTGTATGGTGCTTTGGACGTGCAGAGGGTTGCTGGCAACTTCCATATATCGGTGCATGGTTTAAATATTTTTGTTGCAAATCAGGTTATTCATCTAAAACTGCAGATACTTTAGTGCTGTTCTTCAAACTGTATAATTTTCTGTTGTGAAGTATTTAAGCTTTTAGGAAACTAGCTAATTCGTAATGTATGAAACTGAGACAATTACTTACATTTTCTTCATAAGGTATCATTTAAAGTTTTTAGTTGAGCATATATCCGAGCTGTGGCTAGGTATAGTCGTATAGGGAATTAGGCATCTAAATCCCTACAGAAATCACTGAAACAGGGCGTTCTCAATCTCATGGTAATTTTGCCAGCTTGGTTCAGTATTTGTAAAATGGACGTCTTAAGGGGTCTTATTGTGTGCTATTTAAAAAGATGATAAGAGAGGAATGTAGGATGAATTGGCCGGAGAATAACCAAAACCGGTTTCAGGCACACCAGAATGGATGTGATTGGAATGACAAAGGAAATATTATTATATATCTGTAGCTAATTATCTGCCTATGGTGGCATGGCATCATATGGTATTTCCCATGGGCCTTTCATTGGCATATTCTGATGATAAGTTGGAATGGATCGATTTTCTTTGAGGTCTGTTTACATTTCTTTATGTAAGTGATTTCTTCTAATGAAACAAATCATTGTTGTTCATTTTGATCTTTAAAATGTTCACACGCGGTCTTTGTTTTCTTCTCTTAAGTCTTGGTGCTGAGAGGGCTCTCCCTGTGCTTTCTGTATATATTCTTGAAACTTTTCATTGCACCGTCCTTCAGTTTCCAGCTGATCATTTCCTATAGATGATTTTTATTCATCTGGTGCATGCAGATTTTTGATGGGTCAAGCCATGTCAATGTTAGCCATGTTATCCATCGACTGTCCTTTGGTCCAGAATACCCTGGAATTCATAATCCACTTGATGATACTTCAAGGATACTGCATGACACAAGTGGGACATTCAAATACTATATCAAGGTTAGTAGCCATTCATTCAGTAGTTTCCCCATTGTTGTTAATAATGTTCAGACAGCCGCTTGTAGTTGCAACATTTAGGGGAAATAATAAATAAGGCCCCTGCCGAAGAGAATATCCATGAAATAAAATTGTACAAATATCCTTTATACGCGAAGTCATAAGCATTCGTGACAACCTATATGAAGTTGGTTGACTGGATCTGATTTGTACACCAGATCAACGAAACATCATCTGCACCCCAGATGGAAATCTAACACTTGATATTCTCTGCAATCAGTTGCTTTTCGTGGGAGACAATGTTGCCATCTGTTATTCAAATTTGATTGATATGCAGGTTGTTCCAACCGAGTACAGATACCTCTCAAAGGGAGTGTTGCCAACAAATCAGTTTTCCGTAACAGAGTATTTTGTTCCCATTCGCCCAACTGATAGGTCCTGGCCAGGTAACCCCTCCCCATCTTGCTCTCGAAGTATGGAATGCTCATCTGGTTTTAGGTCTAATCTGTTTTCCTTTTGCAGCCGTTTACTTCCTGTATGATCTCTCACCAATCACAGTCACCATCAGAGAAGAAAGACGGAACTTCCTACATTTCATAACTCGCCTTTGTGCAGTTCTTGGGGGTACATTTGCAATGACAGGTTTGCATCCAGCACTACAAGATTTTGCTTTTTATCTTATGCTGGTGTTAGGATTGGCTTCAGTAATACTTCTGTCGTATGATTTTCCGAATTGCACACACGACGATCTGCATCTTACATGAACAAGCAGTAATTTATTTTCTACGGTTTAACGTTCTTCTAATTGACATCGACTTTTCTGCCTTCGTGGTACAGGAATGCTTGACCGGTGGATGTACAGGATCATCGAGTCTATCTCAAGCTCAAAACCTAGAAGTGGAATGCGGTAACCGGGCATCCCATGCCGAGCGAAGGAGGCTACTACGCCTGTGGCCAGTCAAGTCAGTCGTCGACGATGTTGTTGTCTCAACCAAGTGATCAAAGCACGGTCACCCCCCTGCGGGCTTTCATGTTTTGTCCAGTCCATGCATCTATAACTTAAAAGATATGGTTTTAGTCTTATGATTAATCATGTTAGATTGGTACTAGTGGCAAGTATACAGTTTTGTTATCAATGATGCAACTGGAGGGTACAACAATGTCGTGTGGCCGAGGAACATGCTATGTGATACTTTTAGTTTGTATACCATGGAAAAAAAGCATATCCTCAGTATGACAGTATGACAAATAGCATTAAGTCAACTTTGAAAGGGAATTAAAAGCGTAAACGTTCGAGCTGTATTGCTGTGTGACTGGATAATCTGTTAGCATTGGTCTCGTAATGTTTTTATTGCTTGGGTCACTCACATCCCCCTCTGTTACTTGGGGTGCGCTTGGTGGTTGGTCTAGGATAGGTTTTATTTTTCATtgtgtaagagcatctacaatcggacCTCTCAAACCCTCCTCATACGGCAAGGCGGGCCGCCCGGTCATGATTTGTTGACTTGGACGGGCCTCTCAAACGGCCCTCAAACACCCGGGTTGACCGacaccctcatatccagcccaaatatggggacACCTGGGCATGCCCGCCACGTTGGACCTGACAGCCTGAACTCACTCTAAATTGCAGCAAATCCACCAAACCCTTCCTCCTCCCACCGCACCCAAGGAAAAGGGCGGAGAAGAAGCTGgaaattgagagggagaagatcGAGTCGGAGAAGCAACAAGCAGCGATCAAAGAGCAATGCTACACAGATGACGATTGACGGACGATTTCAGCACGACACTCCATATCGCACCATCCATTCAAAACGCTAATGTACACGAAGTCGTTGGATTAGGCATCGGCCCAGGATCGTGCAAGCACATGTCGCCCGTGAAGTAGTTTCGGCGATCAAAATGGGAGCTTGAGAAGGCCAAGACATTTGGTCACatagagcttgagaaggagaggttgcaacTCGCACGGGACGCGGAAGATGGGAAGATCATGTTGGCGGACGAGACTGTCTTGGATGAGCATGCGAAGAAGTGGCTTGCGAACAAGAAGAAGGAGATCAACGACCGGAGGGACTACGAGGCGGCTGCGGCTCGGATGCAGTTGGAGTAGGCAGCCCGGATGCAGGCGGAGCAGGACGAGCAGGACACATTCTGCATGGAGCAGGACGCATTCCGCTCTGAGCAGGCGCCCAGCCAGTGATCCGAGGCCATCCGTCACACTTGGAAATTGAATTCATTTTGTCATGTCCggtttgttgaactatgatttgctTTGCTTTGTTCCGAACTTTGGTATTCGAACAGTTTGTATCGTATGATCGACGTACATGGATTGCATGGATTTGAGGATCAGAATTTACGGTATATGGACATGCGGCTCAACACTTGAAGGGTGCTTGGTCAATGTCCACGGACGCGTCCGGGCGCGTCCGCAGACGTTAAAGGGGCTGAATTTGTcaagtccgactgtagatgctctaacaccCTGGCCTAAATCCGCTTGATGCCCAACCCATCCGAGCGAATACCACATGGTACACCATGTCTTCATTTGCTCAAAGTCCAACCCATCTGTGGGGTGGGCCCACGTGTACATAGTATCTGTGTTAAACTTTCGTTTTCGCTTCATGTAGAAGGGTCGACTGGGGATCCTACTCCCTCTAATTTGGTTTATAAGTTTGACACACGATTGTAGGTCTTCAATTTGAGTAAAAAAcatgttttattttatagaaaataCTTAGATTCATTGTCAAATGAAATTTTTAGCAATAGATATTTTTGGGCTTATTATACTTGTTTTATTAGTCAAATAGGAGACCTAAAACCCGTTGCCTGACCTATAAACCCAACCGAAGGGACTATGTTTCGATCTCAAGGGCATATATACACTGGTAAAACTCACTTCCTCTGACGTGGGACCAAACCCATCGCACAACTCCACTTGAGCCAGGTGGGCTTCTGCACACCCCCACCTTGATGGTTAGCGACTCAACAGATTAAATAATaaagggataattaatttggtgcccttagttgtgtccccctcGGCAGGTTTGCCGCTAGTTTCCGAAAACCATCGTTCTTGCCCGAACCAGTTTGGCaatcttatgcttttgcccttccgTCACGGTTCCGTCCAGTCAGCGCCGTTTGACCACTACCGCCGCTAGTTCATGGACAAGGCTTGCCCCCGGTCGACCTAACCAACTCATTCCCACTCTCACTCTTCGTTCCCCATTCTCACTCTCTTTCCCCCATCAGAAACCCTAGTCACCATTGGCGGCTCACCAGCAGATCCACAAACCATTCCTCGCACCACATCCATTTCCAGGCGATGGGGGAGGATGGAGAA
This window of the Triticum aestivum cultivar Chinese Spring chromosome 5D, IWGSC CS RefSeq v2.1, whole genome shotgun sequence genome carries:
- the LOC123123094 gene encoding endoplasmic reticulum-Golgi intermediate compartment protein 3; amino-acid sequence: MGRIPSLKNFNAFPHAEDHLLKKTYSGAIVTILGLIVMVTLFAHELTFYLTTYTMHQMSVDLKRGETLPIHINVSFPSLPCEVLSVDAIDMSGKHEVDLHTNIWKLRLDKYGHIIGTEYLSDLVEKEHGTHDQDHGHEHDVEKKPEHTFNEDADKMIKSVKLAMENGEGCRVYGALDVQRVAGNFHISVHGLNIFVANQIFDGSSHVNVSHVIHRLSFGPEYPGIHNPLDDTSRILHDTSGTFKYYIKVVPTEYRYLSKGVLPTNQFSVTEYFVPIRPTDRSWPAVYFLYDLSPITVTIREERRNFLHFITRLCAVLGGTFAMTGMLDRWMYRIIESISSSKPRSGMR